The following nucleotide sequence is from Anaerococcus sp. Marseille-Q7828.
TTGAAAGAGATGTCTAAATTTATTAGAATTAAGGCCCATAGCCTGGTGATTTTCATAATCTTTTTTGTCCTAATGCTCTTTAGCATATCCTTTGGTATAGACAGAAACTATATTTATTATATCTTGATATTAGCAACGTTTTTCTTTGTGTTAAGTCTTGTAATTTCTTATATAAAATTTAGGAAAGCCTATAAGGAAATAACTATGTGGACCAATGACTTTTCATCTAAACCAAATTTTTTAATAAAAGAAAGCAAAATTTATAACAACATCATGACTATCTATGAGAAAAATAAGGACATGGAAAATTCTTTTGAAGATAAGATGAGACTTTTCAAGGACTATGTAAGCATGTGGGCCCATCAAATCAAAACTCCACTTTTTTCTCTGGACTTGATACTAAATGACCACCCCATAGATGATCATGCGGCCAAAGCTGAGCTTTTTGCTATAGAAGAATATATAGAAACTCTCCTATCCTACACCCGCCTTGAGTCCCTTTCTACAGACTTTGTCTTTGAGGAAGCCTCACTTGATGAGCTTATAAGTTCATCTATCAAAAAATATTCTAAAGTCTTCATAAGAAAGAAAAACAAGGTAGACTTTAAGCCAACAGGTCTTATGCTTACAACGGATAAAAAATGGTTTGCCTTTATCTTAGATCAGATTTTATCAAATTCAAACAAGTACACCCAAGCTGGGACAATTTCTTTTTATATGGAGGGTCTGAAACTCATCATAGAAGATACGGGCATAGGAATCAGAGAGGAAGACCTGCCTAGGGTTTTTGACAAGTCATATACCGGTTACAATGGCAGAATTTACAAGAAATCTACAGGTATCGGCCTAAGTTTGGTAAAAAGTGCTTGTGAAAATTTGTCTATAGATGTATCTATAGAATCAAAGCTTGGCCAGGGAACGAAAGTCATATTTGATCTAAAAAATGCCCTAAACTAACATATTGTCACATTAAGCCTATAAGTGTTATTTTAATGCAAGGATTTTTTCTTTTTTCTGTTGTAATATAGAGAAAAGATAAGAAAGGAAAGTGAAAATATGTTATTAAAAGTATCAAATTTAGAAAAAATATATAAGTCAAGATTATCTACAAACCAAGTTCACGCCCTTAACAATGTGAACTTTTCGGTAGAAGAGGGAGAATATATTGCAATCATGGGAGAATCCGGTTCCGGCAAGACTACCTTGCTTAACCTATTAGCTCTCTTGGATAAGCCAAGCAAGGGAAAAATAATATTAGAGGGTAAGGATCTTTCTTCCATAGCGGATGCAGAAATATCAAAGTTTAGACGTGACCACCTAGGTTTTGTTTTCCAAGATTTCAATCTTTTGGACACCCTAACCTTAAAGGAAAATATCCTCTTGCCTCTAATACTTGCAGAAGATGATCCCAAAACTTTTGATGAGAAGCTAATGAGCGTAGTCAAACCCCTAAGGATAGACCAACTATTAAATAAATATCCTTATGAAGTTTCTGGTGGCCAAAAGCAACGCTGTGCTGTGGCAAGGGCTCTCATTACCAATCCTAAATTGCTCCTAGCTGACGAGCCAACAGGTGCTTTGGACTCTAACTCTTCTAGGGAATTGATGGAAGTTTTCAAAGAATTAAATGAAAATGGTCAAACTGTAATAATGGTAACCCACTCCATCCAAGCGGCCTCAGGAGCAAGGAGAGTTTTGTTTATCAAAGACGGAAAGATTTTCCACGAACTTTATAACTCTGGATTTACTGACTATGAGATGAGCCAGAAGATATCTGACACCATGCAAATGCTCCAAAGAGGTGATATAAGATGAATTCCCTATATCACAGACTAGCAATAGATGGGATAAAAAGACATAAAAAACTTTATATACCATTTGTAGGCACAACACTATTTTTTATAGTATTAATAAATATATGCCTATCAATAAGTGCGGATCCATTGACAAGAAACTTTTTTGGACAAACAACCATAAGAACTCTTATGAATTTGGGTTCTGTAATATTGTTGATATTTGCACTATTAACAATTTTGACCAATTACAATTTCATTCAGAAAAACAAGGCTGAAGAATCTGCCCTGTACTTGACCCTGGGTATGGAAAAAAAGCATTTGGTAAAAATCTATATTTACGAGCTAATCAACTTATATATAAAGTCTATAATTATCGGAACTATAATTTCAGCTCTTATATATAAACTAGTCTTTGCTGGGTTTTTGCAAATGCTAGAGATAGATATGAATGTTTTAGAAACTGGGATATTTCCTACAATCCAACCCCTCCTACTCACAGCCCTTATATTTTTTCTAATATTTGCCTTATTACTAGCTAGGCAAATATTTAAAAGTAGAAACTTTAGCCCTATGTCTTTTAGATACCAAGCAAAATCTGGGCAAAAAACTCCGAAATATCCGATAGCTACAGGTATCTTTGGAATTTTGTGTATAGGGGCAGGATATTTTATAAGCCTTACAACACAAAATCCTATGGATGCTTTCAAACTATTTTTCCTTGCTGTAGTGCTAGTAATTGTAGGAACCTATGCAGCATTTTCAGTTATAGTATCAGGTGTACTGAAGCTTCTCCAACAAAAGAAGAACTTTTATTATAAAAAATCTAATTTTACAGCAGTTTCAGGCCTTATCTATAGGGTAAGAAATAGTGCCAAAACCCTTGCCAGCATTGCTATACTATCTACCATGGTAATTATTGTCTTAACATCTGGCTTCTCCCTTTACTTTGCAACAAGTGAAGTCCAAGAACAAATGTTTGCAACTGACTATAAATTGTCATTTCCAAATACCAATGACATTGATTTGTTTAGGGATGAAGTAGTCAAGGTTTTAAAAGATAATAATAAAACCGGACATATTTGGACCTACGAGAGTGCAGTACTTCCAGTCGATAGGGATGGAACAAGCATAAAAAAGAAAATTACAGATGACCAATCTCAAGATGGCAGCCAGATTGATGTGGTATATTTTGTCCTAGATCACCATTCTGCTTATGACTTTAAAGACAATGATGTTATCTTTTTACAAAGTAATGACAAAAGACAAATAGAAAAAATAGAGGGCATGGATCTAAAGATAAAAAAAGAATTGGCAGAAAAATATCCTACTCCTATATCCATAGCTGATTTATCAATCAATGACAAAGACCAGCTTATCTTTAAGGATGCTAAAATCTTTGAAAAAGTTGTACGTAGTTTTACACCTGACTGGTATGGTGGTGGCTATGAGACTGTAAATAATGTGAACTTTGATGTAGATGGAAATTATGATCCGAATTTAAGAGATAAAATATGGGATGAACTAAAAGATAATATGGATAATGATTGGTTTTCTTTGCAAGATAGCCAAGTTGAAAGAAATGATCTTCTAGCAGTTTATGCTGGAATATTCTTTGTGGGGATAATCCTAGGCCTAGGATTTTTGGTATCGACAGTTCTTGCAATTTACTACAAGCAACTTTCAGAGGGATTAGAAGATAAGGCAAGGTTTAAAACTATGAGACAGCTTGGTATGACTGATAAGGAAGCAAAAAAATCTATATCAAAGCAAATGGGCTTGGTATTTTTCTTGCCACTAATATTTGCTTTCGCCCATTCACTTTTTGCTATTCCTATCATAACTAAATTTTTACAAATGTTGAGTTTAAATAATCAAAATCTCTACTTAATGTGCTTAATTTGGGTATTTGTAGCTTATATAGTTTTTTACTTAGTGACTTTCAAGCTAACAGAAAAAACCTACAACAATATAGTATTAGACTAATAAAAAGCCTGCAAGGACTCCTTTCTTGCAGGTTTTTAGCTTATTATGTTTGTGATAAAGACCATTAGAGGCATTAGGATTACTGTTACAATGCCTGCTACAGCTATTGATAGGCCGCTCATGGCGCCTTGGACTTCTCCCATATCGCGGGCTTTGGTTGTTCCTAGGGCGTGGGCTACAGTGCCTATGCCAACTCCTTGGGCGACTGGATCTGTGATTTTGAAGACTTTGATAATTATTGGTGCTATTATGATGCCTACAATTCCACGAATTATAACTGCTATAGCGCTTAGGGCTACTATGCCACCGTATTCCTCAGATAAACCTATGGCTATGGCTGTTGTTACAGACTTTGGCAAGAGGGTTACAGTCATTACAAATTCTACTCCAAAAATTTTAGCAAGTATAACCGTAAGAAACATAGATATGAAACTTCCACCTATGATTCCAATCATTATTGCCTTGAAATTTTCTCTTAATATATCGATATTTTCATAAAGACTAACTACTAGGGCTACTGTTGCAGGTCCTATGAAAAAGGATATGATTGATCCTCCCATATTGTAATCTGCATAGGATATGCCAGCCAATGATAGAATGGCGGAGATGGTAACTATGGATAGGAGTAGTGGGTTAAAGATAGCTTTCAAAATCACATTATTAATCTTCTTGTTTACTTTTTTGCTAGCCTCAAAGACTACAAATGATAATATTATTCCAAAATACGAATTAGCAAACATCTTATTTTCCTTTTTGTACAATTGATACAAGCTTCATACTAACTACCATGGCAATGCTAGCAGTTATAAGAGTGATAACAAACATAGCAAAGAAATTTTGCCTAAATAAGTCAAAATTTTCTATGATACCTACGCCAGCTGGGACAAAGAGAAAACTCATATTTTCAAGTATGGTTTCTGAGGCTCTTTTGACATCGGTTGTTTTTAGGATCTTGGTCAAAAACAAGACAAAAAGTATGATCATGCCATAAATTGTTTCTGGTATTGGTAGGGGTAATATTGCTTTTAAGACGCTGCCGGCAAAGAGGGCTGCGATTAATATTGCAAATTGTTCTAAAAAATTCATATAAACTCCTTATTTTCTTTCCTTTATTATAATATAAGCTAATAAGATTTTAACATTAATTTTTCCCTTGACAAGTAAGAATTCCCTAGTATATTTAAAAGCAACCGGCAAAAGGCTAATTATTAAGCGTTAGCGTTTATTTTTAGATATTATCATAAATATTTCTAAAATTATGTAAAATATACCAATTAAGGCTTGATTTTATAAGTTTTTTGTTGTATTATTATATGGTGCTTTGAAGCAAGATGTTGCTTGGTTTGTAGGCCGCAAGCTAAGGGAACTCTTGACCAGCAAGTTTGAAAATATATTTCAAGCGCTTTCCAAAAAAATATCAAACGCCCGGAAGCGTGGCAAAGAAAGAGAGAGGAAAAATGGCTAATCAACAAAAGATCAGAATTAGACTAAGAGCTTACGATCACGAAGTTATCGATAGCTCAGCAGAGAAAATCGTAGAAGCGGTTAAAAGAAGCGGAGCAGAAGTATCTGGACCAATCCCACTTCCAACAGAAGTAGAAAAGATTACAATCTTAAGAGCGGTTCACAAATACAAAGACTCTAGAGAACAGTTTGAACAAAGAACACACAAAAGATTAATCGATATAATCAATCCAAATGCTAAAACACTTGATGCACTTAAGAAATTAAACTTACCTGCAGGTGTTGATATCGAGATTAAGTTATAATAACTGTAATTAGAATGATTGGATATTCAATCCGCTGTAATTAAGGAGGTACTCGAATGAAGAGTATATTTACAACAAAAGTAGGCATGACTCAAGTCATCGACGAAGATGGAGTTATTACTCCAGTTACTGTTCTAAAAGCTGAAGAAAATGTAGTTGTACAAGTTAAAACAGAAGAAATCGACGGTTACAACGCAGCTCAAATCGGCTACATAGACAAAAAAGAAAAAAATGTTAAAAAGCCACAAAAAGCTCATTTTGACAAAGCAGGTGCACCTTACAAAAGACACCTTAAAGAAATCAACTTCGGAAATGAAGCAGTTGAACTTAAAGCAGGTGACACACTAAGTGTTGATATCTTTGAAGAAGGCGAAATCGTAGACGTTGTTGCAACAAGCAAGGGTAAAGGAACTCAAGGTGCTATTAAAAGATGGAACTATGGTAGAGGTCCGGTATCTCACGGTTCTAAATCACACAGAGTTGCCGGTGCTCGTGCAGCAGGTTCAGATCCAGCTAGAGTATTCAAGGGTAGAAAAGGTTCAGGAAAAATGGGAAATGAACGCGTAACAATCCAAAACCTAAAAGTGGTTAAGGTTAGTGCTGACGACTCATACATCCTAGTTAAAGGTGCGGTTCCAGGACCTAAAGGCGGCGTAGTAGAAGTTAAACAAGCTGTCAAAGGCCAAAACTAAGGAGGACAGTAATGCCTAAAGTTAACGTTTTAAACATTAAAGGAGAAAATGTTGGCGAAATCGAGTTAAACGAAACTCTATTTGCAACTAATATCAGCAAGCAAGCTGTTTACGAAGTTGTAAAAAACCAACTAGCAAATAAAAGACAAGGTACACAATCTGCTAAGACACGTGCTGAAGTACGTGGTGGTGGACGTAAACCATTTAGACAAAAGGGAACAGGTAGAGCTCGTCAAGGTTCTATAAGAGCTCCACACTACACAGGTGGTGGTGTTGTGTTCGCTCCAAAGCCAAGAGATTATAGCTACAGCGTTCCAAAGAAACTTAGACGTAAAGCACTTTATTCAGTACTAACAAGCAAAGCTAACGAAAATGAACTAGTAGTACTAGATGAATTAAAGATGGATACATTTAAAACTAAAGAAGCAGCAAACATCCTAAATGCAATAGATGCTGGTAAGAAAGCATATGTTGTTACAGCTGAAAATGACAATGTAGTTTATAGATCATTTAGAAATATCGAAGGCGTAGATGTAGCTCCTGCAAACTTAGTGAATGTATATGACCTTGTAAGACATAACAAGTTAGTAATAACAAAAGATGCTATTGCTAAACTTGAGGAGGTATTTATCTAATGAAATCACCTTATGAAGTAATCAA
It contains:
- a CDS encoding sensor histidine kinase produces the protein MWTNDFSSKPNFLIKESKIYNNIMTIYEKNKDMENSFEDKMRLFKDYVSMWAHQIKTPLFSLDLILNDHPIDDHAAKAELFAIEEYIETLLSYTRLESLSTDFVFEEASLDELISSSIKKYSKVFIRKKNKVDFKPTGLMLTTDKKWFAFILDQILSNSNKYTQAGTISFYMEGLKLIIEDTGIGIREEDLPRVFDKSYTGYNGRIYKKSTGIGLSLVKSACENLSIDVSIESKLGQGTKVIFDLKNALN
- a CDS encoding ABC transporter ATP-binding protein, which produces MLLKVSNLEKIYKSRLSTNQVHALNNVNFSVEEGEYIAIMGESGSGKTTLLNLLALLDKPSKGKIILEGKDLSSIADAEISKFRRDHLGFVFQDFNLLDTLTLKENILLPLILAEDDPKTFDEKLMSVVKPLRIDQLLNKYPYEVSGGQKQRCAVARALITNPKLLLADEPTGALDSNSSRELMEVFKELNENGQTVIMVTHSIQAASGARRVLFIKDGKIFHELYNSGFTDYEMSQKISDTMQMLQRGDIR
- a CDS encoding FtsX-like permease family protein — encoded protein: MNSLYHRLAIDGIKRHKKLYIPFVGTTLFFIVLINICLSISADPLTRNFFGQTTIRTLMNLGSVILLIFALLTILTNYNFIQKNKAEESALYLTLGMEKKHLVKIYIYELINLYIKSIIIGTIISALIYKLVFAGFLQMLEIDMNVLETGIFPTIQPLLLTALIFFLIFALLLARQIFKSRNFSPMSFRYQAKSGQKTPKYPIATGIFGILCIGAGYFISLTTQNPMDAFKLFFLAVVLVIVGTYAAFSVIVSGVLKLLQQKKNFYYKKSNFTAVSGLIYRVRNSAKTLASIAILSTMVIIVLTSGFSLYFATSEVQEQMFATDYKLSFPNTNDIDLFRDEVVKVLKDNNKTGHIWTYESAVLPVDRDGTSIKKKITDDQSQDGSQIDVVYFVLDHHSAYDFKDNDVIFLQSNDKRQIEKIEGMDLKIKKELAEKYPTPISIADLSINDKDQLIFKDAKIFEKVVRSFTPDWYGGGYETVNNVNFDVDGNYDPNLRDKIWDELKDNMDNDWFSLQDSQVERNDLLAVYAGIFFVGIILGLGFLVSTVLAIYYKQLSEGLEDKARFKTMRQLGMTDKEAKKSISKQMGLVFFLPLIFAFAHSLFAIPIITKFLQMLSLNNQNLYLMCLIWVFVAYIVFYLVTFKLTEKTYNNIVLD
- a CDS encoding LrgB family protein → MFANSYFGIILSFVVFEASKKVNKKINNVILKAIFNPLLLSIVTISAILSLAGISYADYNMGGSIISFFIGPATVALVVSLYENIDILRENFKAIMIGIIGGSFISMFLTVILAKIFGVEFVMTVTLLPKSVTTAIAIGLSEEYGGIVALSAIAVIIRGIVGIIIAPIIIKVFKITDPVAQGVGIGTVAHALGTTKARDMGEVQGAMSGLSIAVAGIVTVILMPLMVFITNIIS
- a CDS encoding CidA/LrgA family protein; this translates as MNFLEQFAILIAALFAGSVLKAILPLPIPETIYGMIILFVLFLTKILKTTDVKRASETILENMSFLFVPAGVGIIENFDLFRQNFFAMFVITLITASIAMVVSMKLVSIVQKGK
- the rpsJ gene encoding 30S ribosomal protein S10 yields the protein MANQQKIRIRLRAYDHEVIDSSAEKIVEAVKRSGAEVSGPIPLPTEVEKITILRAVHKYKDSREQFEQRTHKRLIDIINPNAKTLDALKKLNLPAGVDIEIKL
- the rplC gene encoding 50S ribosomal protein L3 encodes the protein MKSIFTTKVGMTQVIDEDGVITPVTVLKAEENVVVQVKTEEIDGYNAAQIGYIDKKEKNVKKPQKAHFDKAGAPYKRHLKEINFGNEAVELKAGDTLSVDIFEEGEIVDVVATSKGKGTQGAIKRWNYGRGPVSHGSKSHRVAGARAAGSDPARVFKGRKGSGKMGNERVTIQNLKVVKVSADDSYILVKGAVPGPKGGVVEVKQAVKGQN
- the rplD gene encoding 50S ribosomal protein L4, translated to MPKVNVLNIKGENVGEIELNETLFATNISKQAVYEVVKNQLANKRQGTQSAKTRAEVRGGGRKPFRQKGTGRARQGSIRAPHYTGGGVVFAPKPRDYSYSVPKKLRRKALYSVLTSKANENELVVLDELKMDTFKTKEAANILNAIDAGKKAYVVTAENDNVVYRSFRNIEGVDVAPANLVNVYDLVRHNKLVITKDAIAKLEEVFI